One genomic window of Denticeps clupeoides chromosome 14, fDenClu1.1, whole genome shotgun sequence includes the following:
- the LOC114802879 gene encoding AN1-type zinc finger protein 3-like isoform X1, with amino-acid sequence MGDTGSERSKPPALPPRCPCGFWGSSKTMNLCSKCFADVQKKQLDEDCTPKPSPGSGSSQSPVFGSESSSSSSSSSSTIQSQSSPATPPELSANEGALTTHPTAQEGVLCTDTARVTLCTPTKRPCESASESESEASPEKRARRDEEPTGSDDAQGCTKQKNRRRCHRCQIKLELVQQELGSCRCGYVFCMLHRLPEQHNCLFDHLGRGREEAVLKMVKLDRKVGRSCQRIGEECS; translated from the exons ATGGGGGACACCGGCAGCGAACGCAGCAAGCCGCCGGCCCTGCCGCCTCGCTGTCCCTGCGGATTCTGGGG ttCCAGCAAAACCATGAATCTCTGCTCCAAATGTTTCGCTG ATGTCCAGAAGAAACAGCTGGATGAGGACTGCACCCCAAAACCCAGCCCAGGGTCTGGAAGTAGCCAATCACCTGTCTTTGGTAGTGAgtcgagcagcagcagcagcagcagcagcagcactatCCAGTCCCAGTCATCACCAGCCACACCCCCAGAGCTGTCGGCAAATGAAGGCGCATTAACCACACATCCAACTGCTCAAGAGG GAGTTTTGTGTACGGACACGGCTCGTGTCACACTCTGCACGCCCACGAAACGGCCTTGTGAATCAG CTTCGGAATCAGAGAGCGAGGCTTCGCCAGAGAAGCGGGCCCGGAGGGATGAGGAGCCGACAGGGAGCGATGATGCCCAAGGCTGTACGAAACAGAAGAACCGGCGGCGCTGTCATCGCTGCCAAATAAAGCTAGAGCTGGTACAGCAGGAGCTGGGCTCTTGCCGATGTG GTTACGTATTCTGCATGCTCCACAGGCTGCCTGAGCAGCACAACTGTCTGTTTGACCACCTGGGTCGTGGGCGCGAAGAGGCAGTCCTCAAAATGGTGAAGCTAGACCGAAAGGTGGGCCGCTCCTGCCAGCGCATTGGAGAAGAGTGCTCTTGA
- the LOC114802879 gene encoding AN1-type zinc finger protein 3-like isoform X2 has translation MSTYVTDVQKKQLDEDCTPKPSPGSGSSQSPVFGSESSSSSSSSSSTIQSQSSPATPPELSANEGALTTHPTAQEGVLCTDTARVTLCTPTKRPCESASESESEASPEKRARRDEEPTGSDDAQGCTKQKNRRRCHRCQIKLELVQQELGSCRCGYVFCMLHRLPEQHNCLFDHLGRGREEAVLKMVKLDRKVGRSCQRIGEECS, from the exons ATGTCCACATATGTCACAGATGTCCAGAAGAAACAGCTGGATGAGGACTGCACCCCAAAACCCAGCCCAGGGTCTGGAAGTAGCCAATCACCTGTCTTTGGTAGTGAgtcgagcagcagcagcagcagcagcagcagcactatCCAGTCCCAGTCATCACCAGCCACACCCCCAGAGCTGTCGGCAAATGAAGGCGCATTAACCACACATCCAACTGCTCAAGAGG GAGTTTTGTGTACGGACACGGCTCGTGTCACACTCTGCACGCCCACGAAACGGCCTTGTGAATCAG CTTCGGAATCAGAGAGCGAGGCTTCGCCAGAGAAGCGGGCCCGGAGGGATGAGGAGCCGACAGGGAGCGATGATGCCCAAGGCTGTACGAAACAGAAGAACCGGCGGCGCTGTCATCGCTGCCAAATAAAGCTAGAGCTGGTACAGCAGGAGCTGGGCTCTTGCCGATGTG GTTACGTATTCTGCATGCTCCACAGGCTGCCTGAGCAGCACAACTGTCTGTTTGACCACCTGGGTCGTGGGCGCGAAGAGGCAGTCCTCAAAATGGTGAAGCTAGACCGAAAGGTGGGCCGCTCCTGCCAGCGCATTGGAGAAGAGTGCTCTTGA
- the bpnt1 gene encoding 3'(2'),5'-bisphosphate nucleotidase 1: MASSPALLMRLVASAYSVAEKAGVIVRRVMESKELGIVEKSGADDLQTLADRLVQKSICASLAGRFPRVTIIGEEDLPDEAVEEDLIERDQAEEILEKTCPPEYSCLKEEELVVWVDPLDGTKEYTEGLLDHVTVLIGIAHGGKAIAGVINQPFYNYQKGPGAALGRTLWGVLGLGAFGFQLQEVPDGHRIITTTRSHSNKVVTDCVQAMEPHDVIRVGGAGNKIVQLVEGKASAYVFASPGCKKWDTCAPEAILQAVGGTLTDIHGKAYCYDAGVAHMNSAGVLATLRDHQYYLSRVPESVRKVLN, encoded by the exons ATGGCCAGTAGTCCTGCGCTGCTCATGCGACTGGTGGCTTCGGCCTATTCTGTGGCAGAGAAGGCTGGCGTCATCGTGCGAAGAGTGATGGAAAGCAAGGAGCTGGGCATCGTGGAAAAG AGTGGAGCCGATGACCTGCAGACGCTGGCCGACAGGTTGGTCCAGAAGAGCATCTGTGCTTCCCTGGCTGGACGGTTCCCCAGAGTCACCATCATTGGAGAGGAG GACCTTCCGGATGAAGCTGTAGAGGAGGATCTGATCGAGCGGGACCAGGCTGAGGAGATCTTGGAGAAGACCTGTCCTCCTGAGTACAGTTGCTTAAAGGAGGAAGAG cTGGTTGTGTGGGTTGATCCACTGGATGGTACTAAAGAATACACCGAAG gcCTGCTGGACCACGTGACAGTGTTGATAGGTATTGCACATGGAGGCAAGGCCATCGCAGGGGTCATCAACCAGCCTTTCTACAACTACCAG AAAGGACCGGGCGCAGCCTTGGGCAGGACCCTGTGGGGGGTTTTGGGGTTGGGCGCCTTTGGCTTCCAGCTTCAGGAGGTCCCAGACGGCCACCGCATCATCACCACAACCCGTTCCCATAGTAACAAGGTGGTGACAGACTGTGTGCAGGCCATGGAACCTCATGATGTCATCAGAGTGGGAGGGGCTGGAAATAAG ATTGTCCAGCTAGTGGAAGGTAAGGCGTCAGCCTATGTCTTTGCCAGTCCAGGCTGTAAGAAATGGGATACCTGTGCCCCTGAAGCCATCCTTCAAGCTGTTGGTG GTACGCTGACAGACATCCACGGCAAGGCTTATTGCTACGATGCTGGTGTGGCCCACATGAACTCTGCTGGGGTACTGGCAACGCTGCGGGATCACCAGTACTACCTCAGCAGGGTACCAGAGTCTGTGCGGAAAGTCCTGAACTAA